From Alienimonas californiensis, a single genomic window includes:
- a CDS encoding M24 family metallopeptidase, translated as MSHSANSAELDIFNARRLDCAQARQEAVAELIEARGLDAVLLTEPANLAWITCGADLSGGASGAADGGETAAAVFLTRRSRVLVCTDADSPHLFDRELPGLGFQLKQRPWRQPRAELLCDLCRGRVVGVDRPRGFEEPADAATDLRAALAELRAAPDPADAAALAELGADVAHAVEATCRGAKPGRTEADFVGEVAHRLLRRGITPALIRAAGDGRADDQPHYAFDRRPVLQRLALRAVGRRGGLHAHCGRTVAFPALPLQERAALLAAHGRAAQVQAAGLHHARAGVAWPEVWASVARVYETTGPAADWESAPVALRTGFAPTEAILGPDAAETLRPGVPLVWQPRIGPAALCDTALVTADGPADPITGMEDWPRVKVCVADTTLRRPGVLESPG; from the coding sequence ATGTCGCACTCGGCGAACAGCGCGGAATTGGACATCTTCAACGCCCGGCGGCTCGACTGCGCCCAGGCCCGGCAGGAGGCGGTCGCGGAGTTGATCGAGGCCCGCGGCCTCGACGCCGTGCTGCTGACCGAACCGGCGAACCTCGCCTGGATCACCTGCGGGGCGGACCTCTCCGGCGGCGCCTCCGGGGCGGCGGACGGCGGCGAGACGGCGGCCGCGGTGTTCCTCACGCGGCGCTCGCGGGTGCTCGTCTGCACCGACGCCGACAGCCCCCACCTGTTCGACCGCGAACTGCCCGGGCTAGGGTTCCAGCTCAAACAGCGCCCCTGGCGCCAGCCGCGGGCGGAGCTGCTGTGCGATCTGTGCCGCGGCCGGGTGGTGGGGGTCGACCGGCCGCGGGGCTTCGAGGAACCCGCGGACGCGGCGACCGATCTGCGGGCCGCGCTGGCGGAGTTGCGGGCCGCCCCGGACCCGGCGGACGCAGCGGCGCTGGCGGAGCTGGGGGCGGACGTCGCCCACGCCGTCGAGGCCACCTGCCGCGGGGCAAAACCGGGCCGCACCGAAGCCGACTTCGTCGGCGAGGTCGCCCACCGTCTGCTGCGTCGCGGGATCACGCCGGCGCTGATCCGGGCCGCGGGCGACGGCCGGGCGGACGACCAGCCGCACTACGCCTTCGACCGCCGCCCCGTGCTGCAACGCCTCGCCCTGCGGGCGGTGGGGCGGCGGGGCGGCCTGCACGCCCACTGCGGCCGCACGGTCGCCTTCCCCGCCCTGCCCCTGCAGGAGCGGGCGGCGTTGCTCGCCGCGCACGGCCGCGCCGCCCAGGTGCAGGCCGCAGGGCTGCACCATGCCCGGGCCGGCGTCGCCTGGCCGGAGGTTTGGGCGTCGGTCGCCCGGGTCTACGAGACGACCGGCCCTGCCGCCGATTGGGAATCCGCTCCCGTCGCCCTGCGAACCGGCTTCGCCCCGACCGAGGCGATCCTCGGCCCGGACGCCGCCGAAACGCTGCGGCCCGGCGTCCCGCTAGTCTGGCAACCGCGAATCGGCCCCGCGGCCCTCTGCGACACCGCCCTGGTGACGGCGGACGGCCCTGCGGATCCAATCACCGGCATGGAGGACTGGCCGCGGGTCAAAGTGTGCGTCGCCGACACGACCCTCCGCCGCCCCGGCGTGCTGGAATCGCCTGGCTGA
- a CDS encoding SDR family oxidoreductase, translated as MSQTRLILGCGYLGRRVAVRWQEAGHRVVCLTRSPETAAEFKRRGWEAVVGDVTDAASLEALPTPDVVLHAVGYDRSSDRSREEVAALGTENAWNSPAGGARRYIYISTTGVYGQTDGEWIDEESPTEPDSDGGRANLAAEQVVRSRFGGRSGVGVVLRPSGIYGPGRVMRSAEQVRAGEPVRGRAEAWLNLVHVDDLASAVCLAADAAEPDDLYLVSDDRPLTRQEYYGLLAERFGGPPPTFTGAGGRVEGLGKRCRSDRIRADLGWAPRFPTAAEGLADALRSPESR; from the coding sequence ATGAGCCAAACCCGCCTCATCCTCGGCTGCGGCTACCTCGGCCGGCGGGTCGCCGTCCGCTGGCAGGAGGCGGGGCACCGCGTCGTCTGCCTGACCCGCTCGCCGGAAACCGCCGCGGAGTTCAAGCGCCGCGGCTGGGAGGCGGTCGTGGGCGACGTGACGGACGCCGCGTCGCTGGAAGCCCTGCCGACGCCGGACGTCGTGCTGCACGCGGTCGGCTACGACCGCTCCTCCGATCGGTCCCGGGAGGAGGTCGCGGCGCTGGGGACGGAGAATGCGTGGAACAGCCCCGCCGGCGGGGCTCGAAGGTACATCTATATTTCTACCACCGGCGTCTACGGGCAGACCGACGGGGAATGGATCGACGAAGAGAGTCCGACGGAACCGGACAGCGACGGCGGGCGGGCGAACCTCGCTGCGGAGCAGGTCGTGCGGTCCCGCTTCGGCGGCCGGTCGGGCGTCGGCGTCGTCTTGCGACCCAGCGGCATCTACGGCCCCGGCCGGGTGATGAGGTCTGCCGAGCAGGTTCGGGCCGGCGAACCGGTCCGCGGCCGGGCAGAGGCCTGGCTGAACCTCGTCCATGTGGACGACCTCGCCTCCGCGGTCTGCCTGGCGGCGGACGCGGCCGAGCCGGATGATTTATACCTCGTGTCCGACGACCGCCCGCTGACGCGGCAGGAATATTACGGCCTGCTCGCCGAACGGTTCGGCGGCCCCCCGCCGACCTTCACCGGCGCCGGCGGGCGAGTCGAGGGCCTCGGCAAGCGGTGCCGCAGCGACCGGATCAGGGCCGATCTCGGCTGGGCGCCGCGGTTCCCCACCGCGGCGGAGGGGCTGGCAGACGCCCTACGCTCTCCCGAATCCCGATGA
- a CDS encoding DNA-methyltransferase, whose translation MPRRSDSPPSAAAALRKGRAPNGSARSKAPKGEILNAAARRTAATNGHAAKPLSKRKTAPRNAIVQGDCLPLLRSLPDECVDLAFADPPFNVGFSYDVYRDRKSAQEYEDWCREWIEQIHRVLKPNGSFWLAMGDEFAAELKVLSTREIGFHCRSWVVWYYTFGVNCTRKFTRSHAHLFHLTKDAKAFTFNAEDPEVRVPSARQLVYNDPRANPTGRLPDDTWKYGPFLPPGEATEFRPDAAEGEAQWVIRPQDMPEGFQPGENTWYFPRVAGTFKEREGFHGCQMPEQLLGRIVRVSSNENDLVLDPFAGTGTTPAVAKKLGRDWLGYELSEDYAERAAARLEGITVGDPLNGSDAPTVSAPSTRNGRKRQAGLPKMKPG comes from the coding sequence ATGCCCCGACGTTCCGATTCTCCGCCGTCCGCCGCGGCGGCCCTGCGCAAGGGCCGCGCGCCCAACGGTTCGGCCCGCTCCAAAGCCCCGAAGGGGGAGATTCTGAACGCCGCCGCCCGCCGCACCGCCGCGACGAACGGCCACGCGGCGAAGCCCTTGTCCAAGCGGAAGACGGCCCCCCGCAACGCGATCGTGCAGGGCGACTGCCTGCCGCTGCTGCGGAGCCTGCCGGACGAGTGCGTCGACCTCGCCTTCGCCGATCCGCCGTTCAACGTCGGGTTTAGCTACGACGTCTACCGCGACCGCAAGTCGGCTCAGGAGTATGAGGACTGGTGCCGCGAGTGGATCGAACAGATTCACCGCGTGCTCAAGCCGAACGGCAGCTTCTGGCTGGCGATGGGGGACGAGTTCGCCGCGGAGTTGAAGGTGCTCTCCACCCGCGAAATCGGCTTCCACTGCCGGAGCTGGGTCGTCTGGTACTACACCTTCGGCGTGAACTGCACGCGGAAGTTCACCCGCTCGCACGCGCACCTCTTCCACCTCACGAAGGACGCGAAGGCGTTCACCTTCAACGCGGAGGACCCGGAGGTCCGCGTGCCCAGTGCCCGGCAACTCGTCTACAACGACCCGCGGGCCAACCCGACCGGCCGGTTGCCGGATGACACCTGGAAGTACGGCCCGTTCCTGCCCCCCGGCGAGGCGACCGAGTTCCGCCCCGACGCCGCCGAGGGCGAGGCCCAGTGGGTCATCCGCCCGCAGGACATGCCGGAGGGCTTCCAGCCGGGGGAGAACACTTGGTACTTCCCCCGCGTCGCCGGGACGTTCAAGGAGCGCGAGGGCTTCCACGGCTGCCAGATGCCGGAGCAGTTGCTCGGCCGGATCGTGCGGGTCAGCTCCAACGAGAACGATCTCGTCCTCGACCCCTTCGCCGGCACCGGCACGACGCCCGCGGTGGCGAAGAAGCTCGGCCGCGATTGGCTGGGGTACGAACTATCCGAGGACTACGCCGAACGGGCCGCGGCCCGGTTGGAGGGGATCACCGTCGGCGACCCGCTGAACGGCTCGGACGCCCCCACGGTCTCCGCCCCCAGCACCCGCAACGGCCGCAAACGGCAGGCGGGGCTGCCGAAGATGAAGCCGGGGTGA
- a CDS encoding DUF1598 domain-containing protein — protein MRRRPHRPAGVFLSLALVASPALAAENAADAVQAHLAAGEFGAAAELAVGNDALLAKIAVAQFEAGAQQAAARTLSRMTATRADGRPARPGSAARGDDSLAGGSMADFQPLIDLIQTTTGGLENGGGWEEIDGEGGSLEEYQSGVQVDPLGKMAALTVRERADRLAALGLAARAATLNDDLAAPSDLRLVSLRGLEAEVAQRLAEGRSLPGSMRHLAGLTQVQYVLLVEPTADQPGDILLGGPAAGWGTDEAGRVVTDEGRPVLHLDDLVTVLRTFSDAGSGIFQCLIVPRQEGLKAVKEYAEASQAAGPLSGPSATRQFVAGLGQALGEQDVVYNGVPADSRVARVIAEADYRMKLIGIDKVQGAGIQSYFDLLGASGNTSGVPMKALRWWLTTDFDAVLHSADRDVFELVGSRVLCKSEDEFINADGTRQQTGQSSAVNSQFAAEFTNKFQALAAEDPVFAELQNVFDLSLAAALISAESLDERAGWNGDVFANEALYPTETAAEIATVDTAVNHRVYRGGEVVVQVAGGVRGDLNRVLANSEVYKTGVRLQNKFDDGELERPAGRWWWDAAN, from the coding sequence GTGCGTCGTCGTCCCCACCGCCCCGCCGGGGTGTTCCTCTCCCTGGCGCTCGTCGCCTCGCCGGCGCTCGCCGCCGAGAACGCGGCCGACGCCGTGCAGGCTCACCTCGCCGCCGGCGAGTTCGGCGCCGCCGCCGAGTTGGCCGTCGGCAACGACGCCCTGCTCGCGAAGATCGCCGTCGCCCAGTTTGAGGCCGGCGCCCAGCAGGCCGCCGCCCGCACGCTGTCCCGCATGACGGCCACCCGGGCCGACGGCCGCCCGGCCCGCCCGGGCTCCGCCGCCCGCGGCGATGACAGCCTCGCCGGCGGTTCGATGGCGGACTTTCAGCCGCTGATCGACCTGATTCAAACCACCACCGGCGGTCTGGAAAACGGCGGCGGCTGGGAAGAAATTGACGGCGAAGGCGGTTCGCTGGAGGAGTACCAGAGCGGCGTGCAGGTCGATCCGCTCGGCAAGATGGCCGCCCTGACCGTCCGCGAGCGGGCCGATCGCCTCGCCGCCCTCGGCCTCGCCGCCCGGGCCGCGACGCTGAACGACGACCTCGCCGCCCCCTCCGATCTGCGGCTCGTCTCCCTGCGGGGGTTGGAGGCGGAAGTCGCCCAGCGCCTCGCCGAGGGCCGCTCGCTGCCCGGTTCGATGCGGCACCTCGCCGGCCTGACCCAGGTGCAGTACGTCCTGCTGGTCGAGCCGACGGCCGATCAGCCCGGCGACATCCTCCTCGGCGGCCCCGCCGCCGGTTGGGGCACGGACGAAGCTGGCCGCGTCGTCACCGACGAGGGCCGTCCGGTGCTGCACCTGGACGACCTCGTCACCGTGCTGCGGACCTTCTCCGACGCCGGCAGCGGCATTTTCCAGTGCCTGATCGTCCCGCGGCAGGAAGGGCTGAAGGCCGTTAAGGAATACGCCGAAGCCTCGCAGGCCGCCGGCCCGCTCTCCGGCCCGTCCGCCACCCGCCAGTTCGTCGCCGGGCTGGGCCAGGCGCTGGGCGAGCAGGACGTCGTCTACAACGGCGTGCCCGCCGACAGCCGCGTCGCCCGGGTCATCGCCGAGGCCGACTACCGCATGAAGCTGATCGGCATCGACAAGGTTCAGGGCGCCGGCATTCAGAGCTACTTCGACCTGCTCGGCGCCAGCGGGAACACCTCCGGCGTGCCGATGAAGGCCCTGCGTTGGTGGCTGACCACGGACTTCGACGCCGTGCTGCACTCCGCCGACCGCGACGTGTTCGAACTCGTCGGCAGCCGCGTGCTGTGCAAGAGCGAGGACGAATTCATCAACGCCGACGGCACGCGCCAGCAAACCGGCCAGAGCAGCGCCGTGAACAGCCAGTTCGCCGCGGAGTTCACCAACAAGTTCCAAGCCCTCGCCGCCGAGGACCCGGTCTTCGCCGAGCTGCAAAACGTGTTCGATCTGTCGCTGGCTGCGGCGCTGATCTCCGCGGAGAGCCTCGACGAGCGGGCCGGCTGGAACGGCGACGTCTTCGCCAACGAGGCCCTCTACCCGACGGAAACCGCGGCCGAGATCGCCACGGTGGACACCGCCGTCAATCACCGCGTTTATCGCGGCGGCGAGGTCGTCGTGCAGGTGGCCGGCGGCGTCCGCGGCGACCTCAACCGCGTGCTGGCGAACTCCGAGGTCTACAAGACCGGCGTGCGTCTGCAGAACAAGTTCGACGACGGCGAACTCGAACGCCCCGCCGGCCGCTGGTGGTGGGACGCGGCCAACTGA
- the corA gene encoding magnesium/cobalt transporter CorA, which translates to MPASSPNPPLAAPTRDASAPRGAAADSEPHAAGGRRRRFRLRRPRLPIPHVARLANPFRRGQVTRRALHTSPGTVRADPSAPIPTLTGVGYGPSAETGGTLTEVTFKSPAEIPDFLDAHRVAWVNVDGLGATWILNALGEVFGLHPLELEDVTHTHQRAKLEEYPDHLFVVADMVKPVPPDPEADPDHVDGPVYKTEQISMFLGRNWVLTFQEEPGDCFDPLRERLKRKRGRSRDCGADYLFYALIDAVLDGYFPVVESLGDRLERLDQQISDRSGRGVVGRLHRLRGELLVVRKLLWPHREMTNALLRDRELITPATQVFLRDAHDHAQQLLELAETYRELCSDLRDFHYAQVNTRSGEVTKVLTIVATIFIPLSFVAGLWGMNFDTKYRYNMPELEWAYGYPFALATMAGIAFGLLFFFWRMGWLRREE; encoded by the coding sequence ATGCCCGCCTCTTCGCCCAACCCGCCGCTCGCCGCGCCGACCCGCGACGCGTCCGCACCGCGGGGCGCCGCCGCCGATTCCGAACCGCACGCCGCCGGCGGTCGTCGTCGGCGGTTCCGCCTGCGGCGGCCGCGGTTGCCGATCCCGCACGTCGCCCGCTTGGCGAACCCGTTCCGTCGAGGTCAGGTGACGCGTCGGGCATTGCACACCTCCCCCGGCACCGTGCGGGCCGATCCGTCGGCGCCCATCCCCACGCTGACCGGCGTCGGCTACGGCCCGTCCGCCGAGACGGGGGGGACGCTCACGGAGGTGACGTTCAAGTCCCCCGCGGAGATCCCCGACTTCCTCGACGCCCACCGGGTCGCCTGGGTGAACGTCGACGGACTGGGCGCCACGTGGATCCTGAACGCGTTGGGCGAGGTGTTCGGTCTGCATCCGCTGGAACTGGAGGACGTCACCCACACCCATCAGCGGGCCAAGTTGGAGGAATACCCGGACCATTTATTCGTGGTCGCCGACATGGTCAAGCCGGTCCCCCCGGATCCCGAGGCGGACCCCGATCACGTCGACGGCCCCGTCTATAAAACGGAGCAGATCAGCATGTTCCTCGGCAGGAACTGGGTGCTGACCTTTCAGGAGGAGCCCGGCGACTGCTTCGACCCGTTGCGGGAGCGCCTCAAACGCAAACGCGGCCGCAGCCGCGATTGCGGGGCGGACTATCTATTTTACGCCCTGATCGATGCCGTGCTGGACGGATACTTTCCGGTCGTGGAGTCGCTGGGCGATCGACTGGAAAGGCTGGATCAACAGATCTCCGACCGCTCCGGCCGCGGCGTGGTGGGCCGGCTGCACCGGCTCCGCGGCGAGTTATTAGTGGTGCGGAAACTGCTCTGGCCGCACCGGGAGATGACGAACGCCCTGCTGCGGGACCGGGAGCTGATCACCCCTGCCACGCAGGTCTTCCTGCGGGACGCCCACGACCACGCCCAGCAATTATTGGAACTCGCCGAGACCTACCGCGAGCTGTGCAGCGACCTGCGGGACTTTCATTACGCCCAGGTCAACACCCGCAGCGGGGAGGTGACGAAGGTGCTGACGATCGTCGCCACGATCTTTATTCCGCTCTCGTTCGTGGCGGGGCTGTGGGGGATGAACTTCGACACGAAATACCGCTATAATATGCCCGAACTGGAGTGGGCTTACGGCTACCCGTTCGCCCTGGCGACGATGGCCGGAATCGCCTTCGGCCTGCTGTTCTTCTTCTGGCGGATGGGCTGGCTGCGGCGGGAGGAATAG
- a CDS encoding arylsulfatase, whose protein sequence is MLLPLIAALAAALPAADAPAAAPQQTSAQTASAAPPNVVFIMCDDLGWGDLGCFGQEIIQTPRLDALAAAGMKLTAHYSGFPVCAPARCSLMTGMHAGHSYIRGNGFPKSRVKDEARGLFPGQNPIPADAVTVAELFQSRGYATAAAGKWGLGWEGSTGDPTQQGFDRFFGYVCQWHAHNHFPRFLWDMTADGREQIRYPGNDRTLHGETYSQDEFFRVADEFVTANRDEPFFLYLPLVTTHLSLQVPEDEPSLAEYRRTIEEEDYKHTAYLKHPTPRAAYAAMVTRIDRQVGELLDRLDELGLTENTLVVFTSDNGPVYDRLGGADSDYFNSAGGFRGRKGSIYEGGLREPAIVRMPGVVAPGTVSDRPTYFADWLPTLTDLTGGELPEGLAAEIDGVSFAPTLRGEPQPAPEFLYWEFPAYTGQQAVRVGDWKAVRTGLSKVKPGEPIKTELYNLADDPTESTDVADAHPQKLAELIAVMEREHEPSALFPLRALDGRKAAPAAR, encoded by the coding sequence ATGCTCCTGCCCCTGATCGCCGCTCTCGCCGCCGCGCTGCCCGCCGCCGACGCTCCCGCCGCAGCGCCGCAGCAAACCTCCGCTCAGACCGCCTCGGCCGCCCCGCCGAACGTAGTCTTCATCATGTGCGACGATCTGGGCTGGGGCGATCTGGGCTGCTTCGGGCAAGAGATCATCCAGACTCCGCGGCTGGACGCCCTCGCCGCCGCGGGGATGAAGCTGACCGCTCATTACAGCGGCTTCCCCGTCTGCGCCCCGGCCCGGTGCAGTTTGATGACCGGCATGCACGCCGGGCATTCCTACATCCGCGGCAACGGCTTTCCGAAGAGCCGGGTGAAAGACGAAGCCCGCGGCCTGTTCCCCGGCCAGAACCCAATCCCGGCCGACGCCGTCACCGTCGCGGAGCTGTTCCAGAGCCGCGGCTACGCCACCGCCGCCGCGGGCAAGTGGGGCCTCGGCTGGGAGGGCAGCACGGGCGACCCGACGCAGCAGGGCTTCGATCGCTTCTTCGGCTACGTCTGCCAGTGGCACGCCCACAACCACTTCCCCCGCTTCTTGTGGGACATGACGGCCGACGGGCGCGAGCAGATCCGCTACCCCGGCAACGATCGCACCCTGCACGGGGAGACCTACTCGCAGGACGAATTCTTCCGCGTCGCCGACGAGTTCGTCACGGCAAACAGGGACGAACCGTTCTTCCTCTATCTTCCGCTGGTCACCACCCACCTCTCCCTGCAGGTGCCGGAGGACGAACCGAGCCTCGCCGAGTACCGCCGGACGATCGAGGAGGAGGACTACAAACACACCGCCTATCTCAAGCACCCCACCCCGCGGGCGGCGTACGCGGCGATGGTCACGCGGATCGACCGGCAGGTCGGCGAACTGCTGGACCGGCTGGACGAACTGGGCCTGACGGAGAACACGCTGGTGGTCTTCACCAGCGACAACGGCCCGGTCTACGACCGCCTCGGCGGGGCCGACAGCGACTACTTCAACTCCGCCGGCGGCTTCCGCGGCCGCAAGGGCAGCATCTACGAGGGCGGCCTTCGGGAACCAGCGATCGTGCGGATGCCCGGCGTCGTCGCCCCCGGAACGGTCAGCGACCGGCCGACCTATTTCGCCGACTGGCTGCCCACGCTGACCGACCTGACCGGCGGCGAACTCCCGGAAGGCCTCGCCGCGGAGATCGACGGCGTCTCCTTCGCCCCCACGCTCCGCGGCGAACCCCAACCGGCGCCGGAGTTTTTGTATTGGGAGTTTCCCGCCTACACTGGCCAGCAGGCCGTGCGCGTCGGCGATTGGAAAGCGGTCCGCACCGGCCTGTCGAAGGTGAAGCCGGGCGAGCCGATCAAGACGGAGCTCTACAACCTCGCCGACGACCCGACAGAATCGACCGACGTCGCGGACGCCCACCCGCAGAAGCTCGCCGAGCTGATCGCGGTGATGGAGCGGGAACACGAACCGAGCGCGTTGTTCCCGCTGCGCGCGTTGGACGGCCGCAAGGCCGCCCCGGCGGCACGTTAG
- a CDS encoding serine/threonine-protein kinase, which produces MPRTAPAAESPSEEDDDALAGVLDQLLEDAEAGRAVDLEAACRRHPEFAQELRELFNTAGLMREFLPSGEASDDGSSRNDLAETVSAGRQTRSDRPAAKPRNAPEPPPGYELREELGRGGMGVVYRAYQTEPGREVALKMIRQAALASPEDAARFRREAEATARLDDPHIVPVFEVGGFDGPDGGLGGDASPFFSMRLIEGSTLDAELRKGPRPPRELAAMLAPVARAVDTAHRAGVLHRDLKPSNILLDRVGRPFVTDFGLAGRVPRPFPATADAAEQGTAKSPAHGMGEDGPTLTQPGAILGTPAWMSPEQASSRREAIGPASDVYSLGAILYAGLTGRPPFSGETPAETVMRVLESEPRRPRRLNEDADPDLELIALKCLQKPQDLRYHSAAALADDLEAYLAGEPVSARGGRFTDLVHRTFRETHHAPIMENWGLLWMWHAAVLVALCFVTNLLQINGVDYRPTYVLMWTAGLGAWAAVFWSLRRRSGPISFVERQIAHVWAASMASSSLLFAIEWLLGMPVLYLSPVLGLIAGAVFFAKAGMLSGALYVPAVALFALSPLMAWMERNLPREHDPGVLLFGLVTAAGFFWPGWKYRK; this is translated from the coding sequence ATGCCCCGCACCGCTCCCGCCGCTGAATCTCCCTCTGAAGAGGACGACGACGCCCTCGCCGGCGTGCTGGATCAGTTGTTGGAGGACGCCGAGGCCGGGCGGGCGGTGGATCTCGAGGCGGCCTGCCGGCGGCACCCGGAGTTCGCCCAGGAACTGCGGGAGTTATTCAACACCGCCGGGCTGATGCGGGAATTCCTGCCCTCCGGGGAAGCGTCGGACGACGGTTCGAGCCGGAACGACTTGGCCGAGACGGTCTCCGCCGGAAGGCAGACGCGGTCCGATCGTCCCGCCGCCAAACCCCGTAACGCGCCGGAGCCGCCGCCGGGTTATGAGCTGAGGGAAGAATTAGGCCGCGGGGGGATGGGCGTGGTTTATCGGGCGTATCAGACCGAGCCGGGCCGGGAGGTGGCCCTGAAGATGATCCGGCAGGCGGCGCTGGCCAGTCCGGAGGACGCCGCCCGCTTCCGCCGCGAGGCCGAGGCGACCGCCCGGCTGGACGACCCGCACATCGTCCCGGTATTCGAAGTCGGCGGGTTTGACGGACCGGACGGCGGGCTGGGCGGCGACGCGTCGCCGTTCTTCAGCATGCGGCTGATCGAGGGCTCCACGCTGGACGCCGAACTCCGCAAGGGCCCCCGACCGCCGCGGGAGCTGGCCGCCATGCTGGCGCCGGTCGCCCGGGCGGTGGACACCGCCCACCGGGCCGGCGTGCTGCACCGGGATTTGAAGCCCTCGAACATCCTGCTCGACCGCGTCGGCCGGCCGTTCGTCACGGACTTCGGACTCGCCGGCCGGGTCCCGCGGCCGTTCCCTGCAACGGCGGACGCGGCGGAGCAGGGGACGGCGAAGTCCCCCGCACACGGCATGGGCGAGGATGGCCCAACGCTGACCCAGCCGGGGGCGATCCTCGGCACGCCGGCCTGGATGAGCCCGGAGCAGGCCTCCAGCCGCCGGGAGGCGATCGGCCCCGCCAGCGATGTCTATTCCCTCGGGGCGATCCTCTATGCCGGATTGACCGGTCGGCCGCCGTTCTCCGGGGAGACGCCCGCCGAGACGGTGATGCGGGTGCTCGAAAGCGAACCCCGCCGCCCCCGCCGCCTCAACGAGGACGCCGACCCGGACCTCGAATTGATCGCTCTCAAGTGCCTGCAAAAACCGCAGGACCTCCGCTATCACAGCGCCGCGGCGCTGGCGGACGATTTGGAAGCGTATCTCGCAGGGGAGCCGGTCAGCGCCCGCGGGGGGCGGTTCACGGACCTCGTCCATCGCACCTTTCGGGAGACGCACCACGCCCCGATCATGGAGAACTGGGGCCTGCTCTGGATGTGGCACGCCGCCGTGCTGGTGGCGCTCTGCTTCGTGACGAATTTATTGCAGATCAACGGCGTCGATTATCGGCCGACGTACGTCCTCATGTGGACCGCGGGGCTGGGGGCCTGGGCGGCGGTCTTCTGGAGCCTGCGGCGGCGCTCCGGGCCGATCAGCTTCGTGGAACGGCAGATTGCCCACGTCTGGGCCGCCAGCATGGCCAGCAGTAGTTTGCTGTTCGCGATCGAATGGCTGCTCGGGATGCCGGTGCTCTATCTCTCGCCGGTGCTGGGCCTGATCGCCGGTGCGGTGTTCTTCGCCAAGGCCGGCATGCTCAGCGGGGCGCTCTACGTCCCCGCGGTGGCCCTGTTCGCCCTGAGCCCGCTGATGGCTTGGATGGAACGCAACCTCCCCCGCGAACACGACCCCGGCGTGCTGCTGTTCGGACTGGTGACCGCCGCCGGGTTCTTCTGGCCGGGGTGGAAGTATCGCAAGTGA
- the mutM gene encoding bifunctional DNA-formamidopyrimidine glycosylase/DNA-(apurinic or apyrimidinic site) lyase, protein MPELPEVETMVRGVRPHVVGRTIIALRRPRGGVNAAGEPLKPIALAPGLSAMAARVRGTLIEAVERRAKRVVLRLSGGRALAVEPRMTGLMLLGEPPTTDHVRLEWTLGPAVDGGAGYPALRFWDRRGLGTVTLYEPGELEQRLGPHKLGPDPLALSPEEWAATLAAGLARTARPVKVALLDQKIAAGVGNLYASEALFHARLAPDRPGNALGEEEVRALAAAARAVLTEAIEYEGSTLSDGTYRNALGDPGRYRNEHRVYQRAGAPCPRCGTEILRTVQAQRSTFHCPTCQR, encoded by the coding sequence GTGCCGGAACTGCCCGAAGTCGAAACGATGGTGCGGGGCGTGCGGCCGCACGTCGTCGGGCGAACGATCATAGCCCTGCGGCGCCCCCGCGGCGGCGTGAACGCCGCCGGCGAACCGCTCAAACCGATCGCCCTCGCCCCCGGCCTCTCCGCGATGGCGGCCCGGGTGCGGGGGACGCTGATCGAGGCCGTCGAACGTCGAGCCAAGCGGGTCGTGCTGCGACTCTCGGGCGGTCGGGCCCTCGCCGTGGAGCCCCGCATGACCGGGTTGATGCTGCTCGGCGAACCGCCGACGACCGACCACGTCCGCCTCGAATGGACGCTCGGCCCCGCCGTCGACGGCGGGGCCGGCTACCCCGCCCTGCGGTTCTGGGACCGCCGCGGCTTGGGGACGGTGACGCTCTACGAGCCGGGCGAGTTGGAGCAGCGGCTCGGCCCGCACAAGCTCGGCCCGGACCCACTGGCGCTGAGCCCCGAAGAATGGGCGGCGACGCTCGCCGCCGGTCTGGCCCGGACGGCCCGGCCGGTGAAGGTCGCCCTGCTGGACCAGAAGATCGCCGCCGGCGTGGGCAACCTGTACGCCAGCGAGGCCCTGTTCCACGCCCGCCTCGCCCCGGACCGACCCGGCAACGCCTTGGGGGAAGAGGAGGTGCGGGCCCTCGCCGCCGCCGCGCGGGCGGTGCTGACCGAGGCGATTGAATACGAGGGCAGCACCCTGTCCGACGGCACCTATCGAAACGCCCTCGGCGACCCCGGCCGCTACCGGAACGAGCACCGCGTCTATCAACGGGCCGGCGCCCCCTGCCCCCGCTGCGGCACGGAGATCCTTCGCACCGTCCAGGCCCAACGCAGCACGTTCCACTGCCCGACGTGCCAACGGTAG